The DNA segment ACGCTCCCCGCTCCCCGTCCTCGCGCTCAACGGGGTGACCGAATACACCCCCGGCGTCACAGCGGACTCACAGGTTCGACCTCGTGTCACCTGCTGAGTTCGGTCTCCGTCACCGTTCCCAGCCGGACACCCGGCCCCGCTCCCGGCCGCACCGCCTCCGTCTCCGGCGCCGGGTCCTGCGCCGCGCGCGCGTGCTCCAGCCGCAGCACCGCCGAACGCCCGCGCATCGTCAGCGTCATGAGCTGGTTGCCGAACCAGGGCCCGCCCGTCTTGCGCCACTTGACGGGCGGCTGCCCCGCGCGCCCGTGCCTGGCAAAGACGCGGCCGACGCCCCGGGCGACGGCGCTCCAGCCGAAGCGGAACCCGAGCCGGATCGACAGGGGGATGGAGTTGTGCACGGGGGAGCAGGTCAGCTGCACCACCCGGGCATCCGGCCCGCGCCCCTGCCCGTTCCCGCCCCGGAGTCCCCGCTCCGGCCCGTCCGCGCCCCAGCTCGGCTCCGCCGCATACGCGTGATGGACGTCCCCGGAGAGCACGCACACGGTCGCCGGCGCGTCCGGCCCCGTACCGGCCTCGGCGATCAGCTCCGCCAGCTCCCCGAAGGACTCCGGGAACGCCGCCCAGTGCTCCAGATCAGCCGCCCGCCGCAGCCACTCCCCGAACCGGGCCCAGCGGGGCCCCTTGTCACCCCGGGCCAGCGCGGAACTCCACCCCTCGACATCGTGCACCAGATGCGGGAGCAGCCAGGGCAGGGACGTGCCGATGAGGAGGTGGTCGTACCCGCCGCGCCCGTCCAGCGCCTGTTCGCGCAGCCAGGCCACCTCGGCGGGGTCGAGCATCGCACGCTCGCCTTCCGTCAGGACCCGGGCCGCCCGCGTGTCCACCATCAGCAGCCGCACCCGGCCGAAGTCGCGCCGGTAACTCCAGCGCGCCGAGGCCGTGTCCGCCTCGGCGCCGGCGGCGAAGGCCCGCAACGCGTGCGTGCCGTCCGGCAGTTCCCGTACGGACGCGTACAGCGGGTCCGCGGCCAGTTCGCGCGGGGAGAGATTGCCGAGATGCTGGTACACCCAGTACGACATCAGGCCGCTGCGCACCCGCTCGCCCCACCACGGCGTGGCCCGCATGTCGGCGACCCACGAGGCGGAGGTGTTCCAGTCGTCGATCACGTCGTGGTCGTCGAAGACCATGCACGTGGGAACCGTCGAGAGCAGCCAGCGCACCTGCGGGTCGAGCCAGGACTCGTAGTAGAGGTGGGTGTACTCCTCGTAGTCCGCCACCTGGTCGCCCGGCGCGTCGGCGAGGTCGCGGCGGGCGGCGAGATACGCGCGGGTGGCGTCGGAGGTCTCGTCGGCGTACACCTGGTCGCCCAGGAGGAGCAGCACGTCGGGCCGCTCGCCGTCCGGGTCGGCTGCGATGCGCGCGGCCAGGCCGTGCAGTGCGTCGGGGCCGACGGGATCGTGCTCGCCGGCCGGCGGGGACGCCCAGCGGCAGGAGCCGAAGGCGACCCGCACGCCGTCACCGGCTCCGGAGCCGGGAGTGGCGATGACGGAGGGCGGCAGCGACGCGAAGGCCCTGTCCTCGGCGTTCCCGGCCGGCGGCCACACCCGGGCCCGGTCGAGGAACACCTCGTACGGCGTCGTCGTGCCCGGGGTCAGGCCGGTCACCTCGACGAGCGCGTAGTGGTGCCCCGCGACCTGGAAGGTGCGGGCCGTCCCGCCGGATCCGTCCGCGCAGCGCACCTCGGCGGTGCCCGGCCGGTCGGTCTCGGCCCAGACGGTCGCGGACGAGCCGTCGATGTACCTCAGCAGTGGTCCGAGGCGCAGTCCGGTCATGGTGGTGATCCCTTCCCTCCGTCGCCCCGTACGGTACGGAACGGCGGAGGGGTCCGGGGGATCTCGGGCCGGTCGCGGCGTTCTGCGCGGTCGGCGGCCTCAGCAGCTCGCGAGGTAGCCCTGCAGGGCGGACTTCTCGGCCGAGTCGACCGACAGGCCGTAGTAGTACTTCACCTGCACCCAGGCGCGGACGTAGGTGCAGCGGTAGGCCGTCCGGGACGGCATCCACTCGGCGGGGTCCTTGTCGCCCTTGGACTGGTTGACGTTGTCGGTGACCGCGAGCAGTTGCGGGCGGGTCAGGTCGTTGGCGAAGGACTGGCGCCGCGACGTGGTCCAGGACCCGGCGCCGGAGTCCCAGGCCTCGGCGAGCGGGACGAGGTGGTCGATGTCGACGTCGGAGGCGGCTGACCAGGTGGCGCCGTCGAACGGGGAGTACCAGCTGCCGCTGGTGGAGGCGCAGGCGGAGTCGGTGACGACGTTCGTGCCGTCGCGCTTGAGGACCGTCTCGCGGGTGTTGCAGGTGCCGCTGATGGTGATCCAGTGGGGGAAGAGGTCGCGGTTGTAGCCGGTGCGGCTTTCCGTGGACACGGTGAGAGAGGCGAGGTAGGTGCGGGCGGTGGAGGCGCTGACCGGGGTGGGGAGGGCCGCGGAGGCGCTCGGGCCGTTGAGTGCTCCGGCGGAGGCGATGAGCCCGGTGAGCGCCGCGACTATGCCCAGACGTCGACGCGCGTAGAACTTCGGCATGCGAACTCCCTTGTGGCATGGGGCCGTTGAAGTGCGAGCAAGGGGAATGCTCGCCTCGCGGTATTACGGGGAGGAGTGGACCCGGTGAGAAGTTAATGACGTGTGCATGGCGTGTCTAGGCATGCTGCGGTGCCGATGTGGTGCGGATGCCGTGCGGGCGTGACGCTTCCGCGGGAGCCCCGCAGGGGCGGACGGGGCGCGGAGGAGGGTGCGGGTCCGCACGGAGACGCGCGTACGGGGACTCGGGCCGGGCTCGCGTACGATGGACGGCGCAGAGGGGGAGTAGCCCTTCGCCGGACCGTCGACATACTGCTCAGCCCGTCTGGGCCGGCGCCCGGAGGCAGGTCCCGTACAGGGGCCGGCCGGCGAGACCTTCGGCAAGCAGTGCACCGCTCGTGCCTCTCGGTACGGGCGTCATGTGTGCTGCCGTGCCGAGGCGTCCCGTGGACACGCAGGACACGCGCAGACTCTCGGCGGGGCAGCCCCGACCGATCGAGGGACCTTGATCAACCCGACCGTGACGGCCGTCGTGTTCGGCGTCGTCCTCCTCGCCGAGCTGCCGGACAAGACCGCGCTCGCCGGCCTCGTCCTCGGCACCCGCTACCGGGCCTCCTACGTCTTCGCCGGCGTCGCCGCCGCCTTCGCCGTGCACGTCGTGCTCGCGGTGGCGGCCGGCAGCGTGCTCACCCTGCTCCCACAACAGCTCGTGCACGCGGTCACGGGCGTGCTTTTCCTGGGCGGCGCGGCGATGCTGCTGTTCAAGAAGGACGAGGGCGACGAGGAGATCCGCAAGCCGGAGAACCAGTCCTTCTGGAAGGTGTCCGGGGCGGGCTTCATGCTCATCCTGGTCGCCGAGTTCGGCGACCTCACCCAGATCATGACGGCCAACCTCGCCGCCCGTTACGGCGACCCGCTCTCGGTCGGTCTGGGCGCGGTGCTGGCGTTGTGGGCGGTGGCCGGGCTGGGCATCGTCGGCGGAAAGGCCCTGATGAAGCGGGTGCCGCTGAAGCTGATCACCCGGATCGCGGCGCTGCTGATGCTGGGGCTCGGCGTGTGGAGCCTGTGGGAAGCGGTGACCGGCTGAGCGGGGCGAGCCGTGGCCGGCGGGTGGCGGACCGGGGGGGCGAACGGCGGGTCGGCCGCCCGGCCGGTTCCGTCGGTGGCGGTGGCGGTGGCTGTGGCTGTGGCTGTGGGGGTGCGGGCGGCGGTGATGGCGCGGCCAACGATCCGTGAATGGTTGGCGGAGAAGCTGGCGGGAGACCGGGTTTGTTTTGTATCGTTAATAAACAAAGTGGCTCCCGCCCGTTTTCCCTGACCGGCGGGCGGGGCCGCCTTGTCCCCTTCCCGTGCTTTGGAGCTGCCGATGACAGCCACCGCCGTACTCACCGCCCGTGCCCTCCTGCTGGACATGGACGGCACCCTCGTCAACTCGGACGCCTCGGTCGAGCGCGTCTGGCGGCGCTGGGCCGAGCGGAACGGGCTCGACGGGAACGAGGTCATGAAGGTCGTGCACGGGCGGCAGGGTTACGCCTCGATGGCCCTGCTGCTGCCGGACCGGCCCGTGGAGCAGAACTACGCCGACAACGCGCGCATGCTGGCCGAGGAGACCGCGGACGCCGAGGGCGTCGTCGAGATACCGGGCGCCCGCGACTTCCTCGCCTCCCTCGACGGCGTGCCGCACGCCCTGGTGACCTCCGCCGACGTCGCCCTGTCCGCGGCACGGATGGCCGCCGCCGGACTGGAGCAGCCCCAGGTGCGGGTGACCGCCGAGTCGGTGGGCGCGAGCAAGCCCGACCCCGAGGGCTTCCTCAAGGGCGCGGCGGAACTGGGCATCGCCCCGGCCGACTGCGTGGTCCTCGAGGACTCCGGGGCGGGGATCGCCGCGGCGCGCGCGGCCGGCATGCGCGTCGTCGGCATCGGCCCGCGCGCCGGATTCCACACCCCGGACGTGGTCGCACGCGACCTGACCCGGGTACGGGTGGAGCGCGGCGCGGACGGGACGGTCCTGCTGCACATCACGGAAACCGGACACACGGCGGGCCGGTAGGGCCGGCCCGCCCGAGGCCGGCCCCGTCGCCTCAGAGGCCCTGGGTCTCGGACTCCAGCCGGTTGCGGGTCTCCGGCCCGTACACACCCAGCTCGTCGCCACGGATGCCCCGTGACCACTGGTAGTTGCGGAGGGCGCCCGCCGTGCGGCGGTCGAACCGGCCGTTGACCTCGTCGTTGTACAGGTACACCTTGCTCAGGAGCTCCTGGAGTTCGGCGACCTCCGGCCCCCGGTCGCCGCGCCTCAGCGTGGGACCGGTGGCGTCGCCGCCGTCCAGCTCCTCCGCGTCCTCGGGGGCGTCGGCCGGCGGGCCGGTGGTCGGGGTCGCGGACGGTTCCGGCTCGTCCGACGGGGCCGCCGAAGCACTGGCCTCCGCCGACTCGGAGCCGGACGGCGACGCCGACGGGCTCGCGCTCTCGGACGGCGGGGCCGAGACCGACGCCGGGGCGGACGCCTCCGGCGAGCCGGACGCGCTCGTGGCCGGTGCCGCAGAGGGTGTGCCGGACGGCGCGTTCGGCACGCTCGCCCGTACGGTGTCCGCCGTCGCGCCGTCCCGGGACGGCGTCTCATGAGCGAACAGTCCGCTCGCCCACCCGGCGGCCCCGATCACCGCCACCACGGTCCCGGCGGCCACGAGCAGCGCGGCACGGCGACGGCGGCCACCGCCGGGGGGAGTGGGGCCGCCGGCGGCCGGGAGCGGGGACGCTGCCGGGCCTGCGGGCGGACCCGTGGCGGCGGACACCGTCCTGAAGGGGCGGGTGGAGTCGAACAGGTGCAGGTCGGTGGCGCTCGGCTCGGTCGTGGGCGGCGCGAGGGGCGCGGCGAGGGGCGCGGGCCGGGAGGCCGGGGCCGCGGGAGCTCCGGCGGTGCCGGGTGCGGCGAGTGTGTCGGGGGCGACGGCGCGCAGTTGCATGGTGGCGTCCGCGGCCGGCCGCGGTGCGCCGGGTGCCGTCTGCCCGGCCTGGGCGGTCTGCTCACCGGGAGCCGTCCGCCCGCCGTCCGCGGTCCGCCCGTCCTGCGCCGCTCGGCCGGCCTGGGCCGCGGGTGCGCCCTGCCGGCCCGGGCCGGCAGGTGTGCGGGTCTCCTCGGCCCCCTGCCCGGCCTCCCGTTCCAAAGCGCGGCCGCTGTCCGGCGCACCGCCGTCTGCCGGGGCGTCACCGTCCTTCGGTGTGCCGGGGGCCCCGTCGGCCGGTGCGGAGGGCTCCGGTGCCGCGTTCGGAGTACTCGCCGCCCCTGCTCCTGGTTCCGCCCCTGCTCCTGGTTCCGCCCCTGCTCCCGCCGCCGTGGTGCCGTCGTCGAGTCCGACGTACGGGCGGATGCGGAGCGGAGGGAAGTCCGCCGCCTGTGCCGCCTGCGCCGCACGGGCGTCGCGGAGGGCGTCGGACGCGTGCAGAGTGCAGGCGCAGGAAGGGGTGTTGTCCTTCTTTCTGGGCGTACCGCATTCCGGGCACGGGGTGCCCGTCGAGTCGTTCACGCGTAGTCCCTCCCCTCGCGATCTCCAGAGATTATGCAGATCTCCTCCGCACCCCGGCGCGCACGCCCCCGGAATGCGGACTTCCGGAGGGACTCAACAGGCCATAACCGGTCACACCGATCACGATGGACCGTGGAATCGAGAACTTGTGGAGGTGGTCATGTCCGGGCACGCGCACGGCAGGGCGGAGAGGGCGGGCAGCACGCGGCCCTCGCCCGGTTCCGGACCACCGGCCTCCGACGCAGGCCCGGGCCGTCCGGGAGGTCCAGGTGGTCCGGGTGGTTCCGGCGGCCCTCCGGAGCAGGTGTCCCGCAACGTCGTCGTCTCGATGAGTGCCCTGCTCCTCGGCCTGCTGCTCGCCGCCCTCGACCAGACCATCGTGGCCACCGCGCTGCCCACCATCGTCAGTGAACTGGGCGGCCTGGAACATCTGTCTTGGGTGGTCACCGCGTATCTGCTGGCCTCCACCGCCGTGACCCCGCTGTGGGGCAAGCTCGGTGACCAGTACGGCCGCAAGCGGTTGTTCCAGGCCGCCATCGTCATCTTCCTGGTGGGGTCCGCGCTGTGCGGCACGGCGCAGGACATGGCCCAGCTGATCGGTTTCCGCGCGCTCCAGGGGCTGGGCGGCGGCGGACTGATCGTGCTGTCCATGGCGATCGTCGGCGACCTCGTGCCGCCCCGTGAACGGGGCAGGTACCAGGGCATGTTCGGTGCCGTCTTCGGCACGACGAGCGTCCTCGGGCCGCTGCTCGGCGGACTGTTCACCGAGCACCTGAGCTGGCGCTGGGTGTTCTACATCAACCTGCCCCTCGGGATCCTCGCCCTCGCCGTCATCGCCATGGTGCTGCACATCCCGCGCAGGTCGACCCAACACGTCATCGACTACCTCGGCACCTTCCTCATCGCCTCCGTCGCGACCTGCCTGGTCCTGGTCGCCTCCCTCGGCGGCACCACCTGGGCCTGGGGCTCGCCGCAGATCATCGGCCTCGCGGTACTGGGCGCCGTCCTCGCCGTCGCGTTCGTGGCCGTGGAACGCCGGGCCGTCGAACCGGTGCTGCCGCTGGGGCTGTTCCGGATCCGCACCTTCACGCTCACCGCCGTGATCAGCTTCATCGTCGGCTTCGCCATGTTCGGCACGAGCGTCTATCTGCCGACGTTCCTCCAAGTGGTCCAAGGCACCAGCCCGACCATGTCCGGTGTGCACATGCTGCCGATGGTGGCCGGAACGCTGCTGGCCTCGACCGCCTCCGGACAGATCGTCAGCCGTACCGGCCGCTGGAAGGTGTTCCCGATCGCGGGCACCGGCCTCATCGCCGTCGGCCTGCTGCTGCTCCACCAGCTCGACGAGAACAGCTCCACCCTCGTGATGAGCGCCTTCTTCTTCGTCTTCGGCCTGGGGATCGGCCTGGTGATCCAGGTCCTGGTACTGATCGTGCAGAACGCCGTCTCCTACCAGGACCTCGGCGTCGCCACCTCCGGCGCGACCTTCTTCCGCTCCATCGGCGCCTCCTTCGGCGTCGCCGTCTTCGGCATGATCTTCACGAACGGTCTCGACGACAAACTCACCGCCGCCTTCCGCGGCGTCCAG comes from the Streptomyces sp. KMM 9044 genome and includes:
- a CDS encoding alkaline phosphatase D family protein — protein: MTGLRLGPLLRYIDGSSATVWAETDRPGTAEVRCADGSGGTARTFQVAGHHYALVEVTGLTPGTTTPYEVFLDRARVWPPAGNAEDRAFASLPPSVIATPGSGAGDGVRVAFGSCRWASPPAGEHDPVGPDALHGLAARIAADPDGERPDVLLLLGDQVYADETSDATRAYLAARRDLADAPGDQVADYEEYTHLYYESWLDPQVRWLLSTVPTCMVFDDHDVIDDWNTSASWVADMRATPWWGERVRSGLMSYWVYQHLGNLSPRELAADPLYASVRELPDGTHALRAFAAGAEADTASARWSYRRDFGRVRLLMVDTRAARVLTEGERAMLDPAEVAWLREQALDGRGGYDHLLIGTSLPWLLPHLVHDVEGWSSALARGDKGPRWARFGEWLRRAADLEHWAAFPESFGELAELIAEAGTGPDAPATVCVLSGDVHHAYAAEPSWGADGPERGLRGGNGQGRGPDARVVQLTCSPVHNSIPLSIRLGFRFGWSAVARGVGRVFARHGRAGQPPVKWRKTGGPWFGNQLMTLTMRGRSAVLRLEHARAAQDPAPETEAVRPGAGPGVRLGTVTETELSR
- a CDS encoding HNH endonuclease family protein produces the protein MPKFYARRRLGIVAALTGLIASAGALNGPSASAALPTPVSASTARTYLASLTVSTESRTGYNRDLFPHWITISGTCNTRETVLKRDGTNVVTDSACASTSGSWYSPFDGATWSAASDVDIDHLVPLAEAWDSGAGSWTTSRRQSFANDLTRPQLLAVTDNVNQSKGDKDPAEWMPSRTAYRCTYVRAWVQVKYYYGLSVDSAEKSALQGYLASC
- a CDS encoding TMEM165/GDT1 family protein; translation: MINPTVTAVVFGVVLLAELPDKTALAGLVLGTRYRASYVFAGVAAAFAVHVVLAVAAGSVLTLLPQQLVHAVTGVLFLGGAAMLLFKKDEGDEEIRKPENQSFWKVSGAGFMLILVAEFGDLTQIMTANLAARYGDPLSVGLGAVLALWAVAGLGIVGGKALMKRVPLKLITRIAALLMLGLGVWSLWEAVTG
- a CDS encoding HAD-IA family hydrolase, which gives rise to MTATAVLTARALLLDMDGTLVNSDASVERVWRRWAERNGLDGNEVMKVVHGRQGYASMALLLPDRPVEQNYADNARMLAEETADAEGVVEIPGARDFLASLDGVPHALVTSADVALSAARMAAAGLEQPQVRVTAESVGASKPDPEGFLKGAAELGIAPADCVVLEDSGAGIAAARAAGMRVVGIGPRAGFHTPDVVARDLTRVRVERGADGTVLLHITETGHTAGR
- a CDS encoding peptidoglycan-binding protein, encoding MNDSTGTPCPECGTPRKKDNTPSCACTLHASDALRDARAAQAAQAADFPPLRIRPYVGLDDGTTAAGAGAEPGAGAEPGAGAASTPNAAPEPSAPADGAPGTPKDGDAPADGGAPDSGRALEREAGQGAEETRTPAGPGRQGAPAAQAGRAAQDGRTADGGRTAPGEQTAQAGQTAPGAPRPAADATMQLRAVAPDTLAAPGTAGAPAAPASRPAPLAAPLAPPTTEPSATDLHLFDSTRPFRTVSAATGPPAGPAASPLPAAGGPTPPGGGRRRRAALLVAAGTVVAVIGAAGWASGLFAHETPSRDGATADTVRASVPNAPSGTPSAAPATSASGSPEASAPASVSAPPSESASPSASPSGSESAEASASAAPSDEPEPSATPTTGPPADAPEDAEELDGGDATGPTLRRGDRGPEVAELQELLSKVYLYNDEVNGRFDRRTAGALRNYQWSRGIRGDELGVYGPETRNRLESETQGL
- a CDS encoding MDR family MFS transporter, whose translation is MSGHAHGRAERAGSTRPSPGSGPPASDAGPGRPGGPGGPGGSGGPPEQVSRNVVVSMSALLLGLLLAALDQTIVATALPTIVSELGGLEHLSWVVTAYLLASTAVTPLWGKLGDQYGRKRLFQAAIVIFLVGSALCGTAQDMAQLIGFRALQGLGGGGLIVLSMAIVGDLVPPRERGRYQGMFGAVFGTTSVLGPLLGGLFTEHLSWRWVFYINLPLGILALAVIAMVLHIPRRSTQHVIDYLGTFLIASVATCLVLVASLGGTTWAWGSPQIIGLAVLGAVLAVAFVAVERRAVEPVLPLGLFRIRTFTLTAVISFIVGFAMFGTSVYLPTFLQVVQGTSPTMSGVHMLPMVAGTLLASTASGQIVSRTGRWKVFPIAGTGLIAVGLLLLHQLDENSSTLVMSAFFFVFGLGIGLVIQVLVLIVQNAVSYQDLGVATSGATFFRSIGASFGVAVFGMIFTNGLDDKLTAAFRGVQLPPGVSADALESDPRGIADLPAALRPEVVHAYASSITDVFLYAVPVVLAGFVLAWFLKEDRLRASVTAPDGTETLASNPVERSSYDEVCRALSLLGTREGRRDIYQKTTVRAGYDLLPATGWLLLRIRRHGSVEPALLAARSPVPLGVVLEAARQAEVRHLARREGLGLVLTDDGFEAAEKLARAREESLAELLGDWWGPDRPTDLVQLVHELSGELGGSRGERPHGDGGHPGTGTPVG